The following are encoded together in the Lactuca sativa cultivar Salinas chromosome 1, Lsat_Salinas_v11, whole genome shotgun sequence genome:
- the LOC111897629 gene encoding glycine-rich protein A3, translating into MSGGDEHQNNQDKGLMSNLAGYAAGAAFNNHGGSGGYPPQQHGGYPPQQHGGGYPPQGGYPPSSGGYPPQGGYPPQGYPPSGGGYPPQQGYPPQGYPPAGYPGQSAPHSSGGHKPGMGMLAGGAAAAAAAYGAHHLTSSHGHGGHTSSHGMMGGMGMGHFSGGKHGKHGGGKFKHGKHGKGKHGKFGKHKGKFGGGFKKWK; encoded by the exons ATGAGTGGAGGAGATGAACATCAAAACAATCAGGACAAAGGGTTGATGTCTAATCTAGCTGGATACGCAGCTGGAGCTGCATTCAACAAtcatggtggtagtggtggttatCCTCCTCAGCAACATGGAGGGTATCCTCCCCAGCAGCATGGTGGAGGATACCCTCCACAAGGAGGATATCCGCCATCAAGCGGCGGATATCCTCCTCAGGGAGGATATCCACCCCAAGGATATCCTCCCTCTGGTGGTGGATATCCCCCACAACAAGGTTATCCACCCCAAGGCTATCCGCCTGCTGGCTACCCCGGTCAATCTGCTCCACATAGCTCAGGAG GGCATAAGCCTGGAATGGGTATGCTAGCGGGAGGAGCAGCGGCAGCTGCTGCAGCATATGGGGCCCACCACCTAACATCATCTCATGGCCATGGAGGTCATACATCATCACATGGCATGATGGGAGGCATGGGCATGGGACATTTTAGTGGGGGGAAACATGGGAAGCATGGTGGTGGGAAGTTTAAGCATGGAAAGCATGGGAAGGGGAAACATGGAAAGTTTGGAAAGCATAAGGGAAAGTTTGGAGGAGGATTTAAGAAATGGAAGTAA